AAGTGTTTCGCTCTTGTAGCTCAGTTGGTAGAGCACACCCTTGGTAAGGGTGAGGTCAGCGGTTCAAATCCGCTCAAGAGCTCCATATAAACAAGGCAGATATGAAAATATCTGCCTTTGTTTTATCAGCGGTATACCTATTTCTTCTGCGGAGGATTGTATCGATGGCTAAGGAAAAGTTTGATCGTTCCCTACCTCACGTCAACGTCGGCACCATCGGCCACGTAGACCACGGTAAGACCACTCTGACTGCAGCGCTGACTCGCGTCTGCTCCGAAGTTTTCGGTTCGGCCGTCGTTGAGTTCGACAAGATCGACTCGGCTCCAGAAGAAAAAGCGCGCGGTATCACCATCAACACCGCTCACGTCGAGTACAACTCGAACATTCGTCACTACGCTCACGTTGACTGCCCAGGTCACGCTGACTACGTGAAGAACATGATCACCGGTGCTGCCCAGATGGACGGCGCGATCCTGGTTTGCTCGGCCGCCGATGGTCCGATGCCACAAACCCGTGAGCACATCCTGCTGTCTCGTCAGGTTGGCGTTCCGTACATCGTGGTCTTCCTGAACAAGGCTGACCTGGTAGATGACGCTGAGCTGCTGGAACTGGTCGAGATGGAGGTTCGCGACCTGCTGTCCACCTACGACTTCCCAGGCGACGACACCCCGATCATCATCGGTTCGGCTCGTATGGCGCTGGAAGGCAAAGACGACAACGAAATGGGCACTACCGCTGTCAAGAAGCTGGTAGAAACTCTGGATGCCTACATTCCTGAGCCAGTTCGTGCCATCGACCAGCCGTTCCTGATGCCGATCGAAGACGTATTCTCGATCTCGGGTCGTGGTACCGTTGTTACCGGCCGTATCGAGCGTGGTATCGTCCGCGTTCAAGACCCGCTGGAAATCGTTGGTCTGCGTGACACCACCACCACCACCTGCACCGGCGTTGAGATGTTCCGCAAGCTGCTGGACGAAGGTCGTGCTGGCGAGAACTGCGGCGTCCTGCTGCGTGGTACCAAGCGTGACGACGTTGAGCGTGGCCAGGTTCTGGTCAAGCCAGGTTCGGTCAAGCCGCACACCAAGTTCACCGCAGAAGTCTACGTCCTGTCGAAGGAAGAAGGCGGCCGTCACACTCCGTTCTTCAAAGGCTACCGTCCTCAGTTCTACTTCCGTACCACTGACGTGACCGGTAACTGCGAACTGCCGGAAGGCGTTGAAATGGTAATGCCAGGTGACAACATTCAGATGACTGTCACCCTGATCAAGACCATCGCAATGGAAGACGGTCTGCGCTTCGCCATCCGTGAAGGCGGTCGTACCGTCGGCGCCGGCGTCGTAGCAAAAATTATTGAATAAGTAGTTGATTTAAATGATCGGGCCGGTATAATGGCCGGCCTGATACAGCGTTATAGGTCAGTAGCTCAATTGGCAGAGCGACGGTCTCCAAAACCGTAGGTTGGGGGTTCGATTCCCTCCTGACCTGCCATTCACCTCGGTGTGATTGGCTTTCTTCTCACAGGATCCTCCTCGATGACTCCCAAAACTGAAGCCCAAGAATCGCGTTTTGATCTGTTCAAGTGGCTCGCTGTTGTTGCATTGGTAGTCGTAGGCGTTGTGGGTAATCAGTATTACTCCGCCTCTCCGATCCTGTATCGCGTACTCGTCCTGCTCGCCCTGGCTGCAGTCGCTGGCTTCGTTGCCCTGCAGACCGCCAAAGGCAAGTCGTTCTTTGCGCTGGCGAAGGAAGCTCGCACCGAGATCCGTAAAGTCGTGTGGCCAACTCGCCAAGAGACCACTCAGACCACGCTGATTGTCGTGGCTGTAGTTCTGGTTATGGCGCTGCTGTTGTGGGGGCTCGACTCCCTGCTCGGCTGGTTGGTCTCCTTGATCGTTGGCTAAGGGTGTCTCGTGGCTAAGCGTTGGTATGTTGTTCATGCTTACTCGGGTTACGAGAAGCATGTCATGCGCTCCCTGATCGAGCGTGTCAAGCTGGCTGGCATGGAAGACGAGTTCGGCGAGATTCTGGTCCCGACCGAAGAAGTCGTCGAAATGCGCAACGGCCAGAAGCGCAAGAGCGAGCGTAAATTCTTCCCTGGCTATGTATTGGTCCAGATGGAAATGAACGAAGGGACTTGGCACCTTGTCAAGGATACCCCTCGGGTCATGGGTTTCATTGGTGGTACCGCGGACAAGCCTGCGCCTATCACTGATAAAGAAGCTGAGGCCATCCTGCGTCGCGTAGCCGACGGCAGTGACAAGCCGAAGCCGAAGACGCTGTTCGAGCCGGGTGAAGTGGTTCGCGTCATTGACGGTCCCTTCGCTGACTTCAACGGTAGCGTCGAAGAAGTTAACTACGAGAAGAGCCGCCTGCAGGTCGCAGTGCTCATTTTCGGTCGCTCTACTCCGGTGGAGCTCGAGTTCAGCCAGGTCGAGAAGGTCTAGCGGAACGCAGCATCCCATACCCCGCAGCCCTATGTGCTGCGGGGTTTTGTCGTCACTGGGATAAAACGCAAGTCATCCGGGGAGCCATCTGGCGTTCGTACCCGATTTTGGAGTAGCTCATGGCTAAGAAGATTCAGGCTTACATCAAGCTGCAAGTAAAGGCCGGCCAGGCCAACCCAAGCCCACCCGTTGGTCCAGCACTGGGTCAACACGGTGTGAACATCATGGAATTCTGCAAGGCCTTCAACGCCCGTACTCAGGGTCAAGAGCCAGGTCTGCCGACTCCAGTGATCATCACTGTCTACAGTGACCGTAGCTTCACCTTCGAAACCAAGAGCACCCCTGCCTCGGTTCTGCTGAAGAAAGCTGCTGGTCTGACCAGCGGTTCGGCTCGCCCGAACACCGTCAAGGTCGGTACCGTTACCCGTGCTCAGCTGGAAGATATCGCCAAGGCTAAGCAGGCTGACCTGACCGCCGCTGACCTGGACGCAGCTGTACGCACCATCGCTGGCTCTGCCCGCAGCATGGGCCTGAACGTGGAGGGTGTGTAATGGCTAAGCTGACCAAGCGTCAAAAGGCAATCGCCGAGAAAATCGAAGCAGGCAAGGCCTACAACTTCGAAGAAGCTGCAACCCTGCTGGCTTCGCTGCCAACTGCCAAGTTCGTAGAGTCCTACGACATCGCCGTTAACCTCGGTGTTGACCCGCGTAAATCCGACCAGGTCGTTCGTAGCGCTACCGTGCTGCCACACGGCACTGGCAAGACCGTACGTGTTGCTGTCTTCACCCAGGGTCCAGCTGCTGAAGCCGCTCTGGCTGCCGGCGCTGACCGTGTAGGTATGGACGATCTGGCTGCCGAAATGAAAGGCGGCGACCTGAACTATGACGTCGTCATCGCATCGCCTGATGCCATGCGCGTTGTCGGTCAGCTGGGTCAGGTTCTGGGTCCTCGCGGCC
This genomic stretch from Pseudomonas entomophila L48 harbors:
- the rplA gene encoding 50S ribosomal protein L1, whose product is MAKLTKRQKAIAEKIEAGKAYNFEEAATLLASLPTAKFVESYDIAVNLGVDPRKSDQVVRSATVLPHGTGKTVRVAVFTQGPAAEAALAAGADRVGMDDLAAEMKGGDLNYDVVIASPDAMRVVGQLGQVLGPRGLMPNPKVGTVTPDVATAVKNAKAGQVRYRTDKNGIIHTSVGKVGFEAGKLKENVEALIADLKRIKPASSKGIYVKRVTLSTTMGPGLIIDQSSLNV
- the nusG gene encoding transcription termination/antitermination protein NusG; amino-acid sequence: MAKRWYVVHAYSGYEKHVMRSLIERVKLAGMEDEFGEILVPTEEVVEMRNGQKRKSERKFFPGYVLVQMEMNEGTWHLVKDTPRVMGFIGGTADKPAPITDKEAEAILRRVADGSDKPKPKTLFEPGEVVRVIDGPFADFNGSVEEVNYEKSRLQVAVLIFGRSTPVELEFSQVEKV
- the secE gene encoding preprotein translocase subunit SecE is translated as MTPKTEAQESRFDLFKWLAVVALVVVGVVGNQYYSASPILYRVLVLLALAAVAGFVALQTAKGKSFFALAKEARTEIRKVVWPTRQETTQTTLIVVAVVLVMALLLWGLDSLLGWLVSLIVG
- the tuf gene encoding elongation factor Tu, whose translation is MAKEKFDRSLPHVNVGTIGHVDHGKTTLTAALTRVCSEVFGSAVVEFDKIDSAPEEKARGITINTAHVEYNSNIRHYAHVDCPGHADYVKNMITGAAQMDGAILVCSAADGPMPQTREHILLSRQVGVPYIVVFLNKADLVDDAELLELVEMEVRDLLSTYDFPGDDTPIIIGSARMALEGKDDNEMGTTAVKKLVETLDAYIPEPVRAIDQPFLMPIEDVFSISGRGTVVTGRIERGIVRVQDPLEIVGLRDTTTTTCTGVEMFRKLLDEGRAGENCGVLLRGTKRDDVERGQVLVKPGSVKPHTKFTAEVYVLSKEEGGRHTPFFKGYRPQFYFRTTDVTGNCELPEGVEMVMPGDNIQMTVTLIKTIAMEDGLRFAIREGGRTVGAGVVAKIIE
- the rplK gene encoding 50S ribosomal protein L11; the encoded protein is MAKKIQAYIKLQVKAGQANPSPPVGPALGQHGVNIMEFCKAFNARTQGQEPGLPTPVIITVYSDRSFTFETKSTPASVLLKKAAGLTSGSARPNTVKVGTVTRAQLEDIAKAKQADLTAADLDAAVRTIAGSARSMGLNVEGV